The following is a genomic window from Liolophura sinensis isolate JHLJ2023 chromosome 10, CUHK_Ljap_v2, whole genome shotgun sequence.
TGGGTACCACGTAAAACAAGTAACATAATCATGGTTTAAATTTGAGGTCACACACACGAATTAGTCGATTTCACGGGTACATGCGACCTCATTAACCTCATTAACAATGACATTCCATTGTTGTTTATGATGTTCATCGCAATAAAATCACACAACTTTTACAATAACAGATTCTGAGTCCTTTTCTTCTCCGTTTTTGTAAGATGTTTCGCTAGCTTGGCCCTGCTCAACCTCCTCTGTGCTGTGAACCATTCTCATGTGTAGATCAAGGGATAACTGTAAGGCAAATGTTTGATCGCAAGTACCACACTGGAAAGTTTTGTCTTTGGTATTATTTGCACTTTTAACAGTCTCCTTGAAATGAACCTTTCGATGACTTTCCATTTTGTATCGCCTCTGAAAATGCTTATCGCACAAATCGCATTTGAAAGGTTTTTCGTTGCGATGGATCATTTCGTGTCTGTTTTTATCAGATGTTGTGGCAAATCGCTTGCCACAGAACAGGCACTTGGAAGGTTTTTCCCCAGTGTGAGTCCTCTTGTGTATATACAGAGTCTGTGGCGTGCGAAACATTGTATGGCAAATATTGCACTCCACAGGTTTTTCACCAGTGTGACGTCTTTTGTGAATTTTCAACTGGAATGGATAGCGAAAAGCTATGCCGCAAACATCACATACGCATTTTTTTTCTGCGTCAAAACCATGACCCTTGCGATGTTCACGCAGATCTTGCTTAAGCACGTAGTCATTGCCACAAATGTCGCACTTAAACGGCCGTTCCCCGGTGTGACGCAGCAAGTGCCGCTGCTGTGCAGTCCTGCCCGTGAAGCGAGCTTCGCACAAGTGGCAGGCATAAGGCTTTTCCCCAGTGTGGACACGCATGTGAATTTTGACGTACGCTGATTTGTTGAATCCCTTGCCACACACAGTGCATTCATGTGACTTGTCTCCTGTAGACTTTGTCCATGTAGCTGGAGCAGACAGCTCTTCTTTTGCAGACTGAGTTGGTGGCTCCTTATTGGGGTCTGCTGGCGAAATTTCATCTTCGCCCTGTCGACCCTCAACAGGACCACCTGTGGGTGTGACCTCTGAATTATCTACAAAGGGAACATCTGCACTGACTTGTGTCCCTGTGGGTGGATCAACAGGTGATAGCTGGAGCTGgaaaacatgaatataaatTGTGATATAATATTTGTGATCTGCTCAGTATTGATCAGTAAAATCATGCCTTATGTTAGACCTCTTTTTTTTtaccgtttatttatttatttatttcatttatttcttaagtggaggaaaccagagtgcctgggtAATCCACTAACCTATGGCAAATTCATGATGAAATTTCCAAAGTATGatctacagatatgcacacgaTATAATTATAAGTGATCTTCATTGTACAAACAGCCAGTGTCATCAATCACTGTTTGTTACCAGGATGCCATCAATAGTGAAAGCAGGAAGTGTACAAGTTCCCTGTCaaaggccaggattgaactcACATCTTATGTGTCGGAGTGGTTGA
Proteins encoded in this region:
- the LOC135476717 gene encoding zinc finger protein 664-like, with protein sequence MAENGGLVYIEMDGQLHYLQLSPVDPPTGTQVSADVPFVDNSEVTPTGGPVEGRQGEDEISPADPNKEPPTQSAKEELSAPATWTKSTGDKSHECTVCGKGFNKSAYVKIHMRVHTGEKPYACHLCEARFTGRTAQQRHLLRHTGERPFKCDICGNDYVLKQDLREHRKGHGFDAEKKCVCDVCGIAFRYPFQLKIHKRRHTGEKPVECNICHTMFRTPQTLYIHKRTHTGEKPSKCLFCGKRFATTSDKNRHEMIHRNEKPFKCDLCDKHFQRRYKMESHRKVHFKETVKSANNTKDKTFQCGTCDQTFALQLSLDLHMRMVHSTEEVEQGQASETSYKNGEEKDSESVIVKVV